One Bombus pyrosoma isolate SC7728 linkage group LG11, ASM1482585v1, whole genome shotgun sequence DNA segment encodes these proteins:
- the LOC122573008 gene encoding teneurin-m isoform X2, with the protein MNYSQGKGRLYPAYSLSGSEGEENSPSLRGRAPAYPQNNHQTTQSHLNHYNASQHKQRAYQQQQQHPLYHMPSTGAGLSDTPTSGNASDETLTDSDLITVARDSALLVHNGCLLDNSAPRGPPDVPPRNPTMSRVNGRLPGSHAASDHERDPDLQPSCLVRTSSGGFYSIPKIPKNEYNNKNQSTGNSPIKVELQNNMDRVPLPYGHAPSMIPMRRQSIRCHFVKGVDWCSWKLIAMILLIVSLCITAALAYVVVSSILNRSYQSTKTCAVLVGENSDTKPLSSDGNKTSSSATASSSQSSGRTRQQASSGGSINPSASMLEHAYTRKRRDTFNQHALHQTVASREREQLSSTVTNEPTSQFNEDRPGMVNVHETEHADDQKSSSSLPLSSTSPLGSLLRANVSDSSVITNNYTTAATSSSVHPAASDSFVSLNDQPPESQINNDFTQSESDNLDSIVVTTESIIENRATTDSITEFSEFGESSGDNGNAQTSETFVPRASSFGTFSVDIESNEFNVESITVKHSFNEGSTGSSVVEVAQKDLELNVENNRQLLENDRERNKESFEKNKYTNNTSLSADFKYDESSVNLTKVKLQKNDTEGDRKLLENNKYINYTTSPTHVETDEVIANLTGMKSIENDRKLLENHISTNNTTFFADVTEYDMNVTDSLTVSTSSTKNDFEANIVPALVVEHVDVASSLSTPKDEKDGKNLGTESTAPNGPQDRRNASSSDDFSDVVKETRELSREDSSSESETLPSHVNSPEKSEELQRDYPVYNYGQDEVEIVKLNHEIAEDRTTLKNKKLDRFLENELKTNNVPQKSNLVHQTGDLRVITREESNEEFLREFEKMFHEKSAEVDAINEDSYKKVHDNFNNMQSTSKSKSDSLPPRRIYHEKSSETDSIHDDSLKKTHDASNNIQAPIKPNSESSPPLTQQVKIIEVPVDRLHRSSSGSPSSSSSSSSSSSSHRVLVNITIASGDSASSKPLYVLSVSVPTNGDDVNDKQAAKVNVDEVKVHETPVESASSMAKNSVANSEDNRLPPPPQPPSSPPPPIWAGGECECSCPCMGSSSDEWDPFSAIDDTLNFEDQPHNLNLSMDEIDERQESAVFDGVTLKQMDSKDGKETSVSLEKESVKEGTSTSYENDYESTTEESTGTVDWTTTPSYEDESSSVGLSCSGTTPLPPEPTILILEGARTFPARSFPPDGTTFAQVGLGQKLSKEIPPYSYWNMQFYQSEAAYVRFDYNIPRGASIGVYARRNALPTHTQYDLLEVLSGFKARTTRASHPSIKKEVTHYMEPGHWFLSLYNDDGDPQEVSFIAMIAEDMTHNCPNGCSGKGECLLGHCQCNPGFGGDDCSESVCPVLCSQRGEYINGECQCNPGWKGKECSLRHDECEVPDCNGHGHCTNGKCNCVRGYKGKYCEEVDCPHPTCSGHGFCAEGTCICKKGWKGADCSQMDKEALQCLPDCSGHGNFDLETQTCLCEPMWSGDDCSKELCDLDCGPHGHCVDNACDCLPGWSGELCNLKQCDPRCNEHGQCKNGTCLCVTGWNGKHCTMEGCPNSCSGHGQCRVGNDGQWECRCYDGWDGKDCNVLLEQNCNDGRDNDKDGLIDCADPECCSNHICRSSQLCVSAPKPIDILLRKQPPAITASFFERMKFLIDEGSLQNYARQETFNESMFWNHFNTSRSAVVRGRVVTHLGTGLMGVRVSTSTPLEGFTLTRDDGWFDLLVNGGGAVTLQFGRSPFKPQSHIVFVPWNEVVIIDKIVMSTAEEKQTSHIPYACAAHDYDLMKPVVLATWKHGFQGACPDKSAILAESQVIQESLQIPGTGLNLVYHSSRAAGYLSTIQLQLTPEVIPPTLNLIHLRITIEGILFEKTFEADPVIKFTYAWNRLNVYRQRVYGVTTAMVKVGYEYNDCKDIIWDVQTTKLSGHDMSISEVGGWNLDIHHRYNFHEGILQKGDGSNIYLKQKPRVILTTMGDGHQRSLDCYDCDRQAEASNQRLLAPVALATASDGSIFVGDFNLVRKILVDGTVRTVVRLNATRVSYRYHIALSPLDGSLYISDPESHQIIRVRDTNDYSEPDHNWETVVGSGERCLPGDEAHCGDGALARDAKLAYPKGVAVSADNVLYFADGTNIRMVDRDGIITTVIGNHMHKSHWKPIPCEGTLNVEEVHLRWPTELAINPLDNSLHMIDDHMVLQLAPDGRVKVVAGRPLHCASPSSSFDTELATHATLVMPQSIAFGPSGNLYIAESDSQRINRVRVIGTDGKISPYAGAESKCNCLERGCDCFDADHYLASTSKFNTISAVAVSPDGVVHIGDQANYRIRSVMASIPDASGAREYEIYSPDTQEIYVFNRFGQHVATKNILTGEIVYQFTYNVNTSNGKLSTVTDAAGNKVFLLRDYSSQVNSIENTKGQKCRLRMSRMKMLHELSTPDNYNVTFDYHGPTGLLKTKLDSTGRSYVYNYDEFGRLTSAVTPTGEVISLTFDLSLKGAVVKVGQNNRKPISMLIKGSSVVTKVGEAEQRTTVLSDGSVGQVTPWAHTVSTDTLPYSVLAEIEPLLGESYPVPAKQRTEIAGDLANRFEWRYFLRKFQGNKYRSESKTVAQVGRKLRINGDILLSLEYDRETNSVAVFMDDDAELLNVTYDRTARPVKWGPRNGIFSGVELEYDRFSRLTSWTWGDISETYGFDRAGRLYEIKYSDGTSMVYAFKDMFSSLPLKVTTPRGSDYLLQYDEAGALQSLTTPRGHIHAFSLQTSLGFYKYQYYSPMNRHPYEILYNDDGQILAKVYPHQSGKVAYVYDHTGKLETTLAGLSSIHYTYQETTSLVHSIDINEPNFEMRIEYKYHAGIVKDEKIKFGSKSGLDNARYRYQYDGNARISGIEVDINGKQLPQLRLKYNQNLGILEGVGDLRIYRNLFNRSVMQDSSKQFFTVTDYDEHGRVKTVLMNIRSLDVFRMELEYDNRNRIKMRKLSIGKDAMEKKEWTKMEKITYNADGHVLEVADTENNWQYAYDENGNVIGVTEHNEKIALGYDSGDRVVQYGDVEFNSYDGRGFVVIRGEHKYRYNSRGQLIHASEHKKFQIWYFYDDRGRLVAWNDDRENITQFFYANPKTPDLITHIHFPKSSKTFRFLYDSRNFLMTVETSEQRFYVATDQNGSPLALFDTNGNLIKEMRRTPFGKIIKDTNPDFYLPIDFHGGLLDPNTKLVYLNKRLYDPTVGQWMTPAWEQMANELTTPTDIFIYRFRNNDPINFKQNVEYMTDLASWLKLYGYDISAMLGSEYMKQMVYQPSATITSPQLTPDFGVMSGLQCIVNRVHEKFSDLGFVPKPLLKLEPKTRNLLPRVAHRRAVFGEGILVSRVGGRSLVSVVDGVNSVVQDVVTSVFNNSYFLPLHFSVHDQDVFYFVKDNALKIRDDMEELRRLGGMFNVSTHETTEHGAGTWKELRLHNPDAAVVIKYGADPEQERHRILKHAHKRAVERAWEIEKQLVMAGFQGRGDWSKEEKDELISRGTVSGYEGVDIHSVHRYPQLADDPGNVAFTRDTKRKRRKSGNRRNRIHRHDS; encoded by the exons GGTGTTTGTTGGACAATTCGGCGCCGCGGGGCCCGCCCGATGTGCCACCCCGTAACCCTACAATGAGCCGCGTCAACGGAAGATTGCCAGGAAGCCACGCAGCCAGCGATCACGAGCGTGATCCCGACCTCCAGCCGTCCTGCCTCGTACGCACTTCATCAGGCGGCTTCTACAGTATACCAA AGATACCGAAGAATGAGTACAACAACAAGAATCAGTCCACGGGGAATAGTCCAATAAAAGTCGAGCTGCAGAACAACATGGACAG GGTACCTTTACCGTATGGCCACGCGCCCTCAATGATCCCAATGAGGAGACAAAGCATTCGCTGCCATTTTGTCAAAGGGGTTGACTGGTGCAGCTGGAAATTAATTGCCATGATACTGCTTATTGTCTCGCTGTGTATAACGGCGGCACTAGCCTACGTAGTAG TTTCCAGCATACTGAACCGGTCGTACCAAAGCACGAAAACGTGCGCAGTTCTGGTTGGCGAGAACTCGGATACAAAACCACTGTCCTCGGACGGAAACAAGACCTCTTCTTCAGCAACCGCGTCCTCGTCGCAGTCGAGCGGGCGAACACGGCAACAAGCATCCTCAGGAGGTAGTATTAACCCATCGGCTAGCATGTTAGAGCACGCGTACACCCGTAAACGTAGGGACACGTTTAACCAGCATGCGTTGCACCAAACTGTCGCATCCCGCGAACGTGAACAGCTCTCGTCGACCGTGACAAACGAACCGACGTCACAGTTCAACGAGGATCGTCCTGGTATGGTTAATGTGCATGAAACGGAGCATGCGGACGATCAAAAATCTTCTTCGTCGTTGCCTTTGTCATCAACGAGTCCATTGGGATCGTTGCTTCGTGCGAATGTCTCTGACTCTTCGGTTATTACTAATAATTACACCACTGCCGCTACATCCTCCTCTGTTCACCCTGCTGCTAGTGACTCTTTCGTTTCACTTAACGACCAACCTCCAGAGAGTCAAATCAACAACGATTTCACGCAGTCTGAGTCGGATAATTTAGATTCGATTGTTGTCACTACAGAATCGATCATTGAGAATCGGGCTACAACAGATTCGATCACCGAATTTAGCGAGTTTGGTGAGTCGAGTGGAGACAATGGTAACGCTCAGACTAGTGAAACTTTCGTCCCTAGGGCGTCCAGTTTTGGAACGTTCTCGGTAGACATAGAATCGAACGAGTTTAACGTCGAATCGATCACCGTGAAACATTCGTTCAACGAGGGTAGTACTGGTAGTAGTGTTGTAGAAGTTGCACAGAaagatttagaattaaatGTAGAGAATAATAGACAGTTACTAGAAAACGATAGAGAACGTAATAAAGAATCGtttgaaaagaataaatacaCAAATAATACGTCTTTGTCCGCGGATTTCAAATATGACGAATCCAGTGTGAATCTTACTAAAGTAAAGTTACAAAAGAACGATACAGAGGGCGATAGAaagttattagaaaataataagtaCATCAATTACACTACTTCGCCCACGCATGTCGAAACTGACGAGGTCATCGCGAATCTCACTGGCATGAAATCAATAGAGAACGATAGAAAGTTACTAGAAAACCATATATCTACAAATAACACGACTTTCTTTGCGGATGTCACTGAGTATGATATGAATGTCACCGATTCGTTAACCGTAAGTACAAGTTCAACAAAGAATGATTTCGAAGCAAATATTGTGCCAGCGCTGGTAGTAGAGCACGTAGATGTGGCTAGTTCGTTAAGCACCCCGAAGGACGAGAAAGACGGTAAGAATCTGGGAACTGAAAGTACTGCTCCGAACGGACCACAGGATCGCAGGAACGCGAGTTCTTCCGATGATTTTTCGGATGTTGTGAAGGAAACACGAGAACTCTCCCGAGAAGATTCTTCGTCCGAGTCTGAAACTTTGCCCAGTCATGTGAACAGTCCTGAGAAATCCGAAGAATTACAGAGAGACTATCCTGTTTATAATTACGGGCAAGACGAGGTGGAAATTGTCAAATTAAATCATGAAATAGCTGAAGATCGTACCACATTGAAGAACAAGAAGCTGGACCGTTTTTTGGAGAATGAATTGAAGACCAACAATGTTCCTCAGAAATCAAATTTGGTGCATCAGACTGGTGATCTGAGGGTTATCACTAGAGAAGAGAGTAACGAGGAGTTCTTGAGAGAGTTTGAGAAAATGTTTCACGAAAAATCTGCAGAGGTTGACGCTATAAACGAAGATTCATATAAAAAAGTGcacgataattttaataacatgcAATCTACAAGTAAATCTAAGTCCGATTCACTACCACCGCGGAGAATTTATCACGAAAAATCTTCAGAAACCGATTCTATACACGACGATTCGCTGAAAAAGACACACGATGCTTCTAACAATATTCAAGCTCCGATCAAACCTAACTCTGAATCGTCACCACCATTGACACAGCAAGTGAAGATCATCGAAGTACCAGTCGATCGTCTTCATCGATCTTCATCAGGTTCACCAAGTTCATCGAGCTCTTCATCTTCATCCTCATCATCGCATCGGGTGCTTGTGAACATCACGATAGCTTCTGGAGACTCGGCTTCCTCGAAACCGCTTTACGTGCTGTCTGTCTCTGTCCCAACCAATGGTGACGATGTCAATGACAAACAAGCCGCTAAAGTAAACGTGGACGAGGTTAAGGTTCACGAGACACCTGTGGAAAGTGCTTCGAGCATGGCAAAGAACTCTGTCGCGAATTCTGAGGACAATCGATTGCCTCCGCCGCCTCAGCCACCATCTTCTCCACCGCCACCAATTTGGGCTGGTGGCGAGTGCGAGTGCTCATGTCCATGCATGGGCTCATCCTCTGATGAGTGGGATCCATTTTCAGCCATAGATGATACCCTGAACTTCGAGGATCAACCACATAATTTGAATCTTTCGATGGATGAAATAGATGAGCGTCAAGAGTCTGCAGTGTTTGATGGGGTCACACTGAAACAGATGGACTCTAAGGACGGAAAGGAAACTTCTGTAAGTTTGGAGAAGGAGTCCGTAAAAGAAGGAACGAGTACGAGCTATGAGAATGATTATGAATCGACGACTGAGGAGAGTACTGGGACTGTTGACTGGACTACTACTCCGAGTTATGAGGATGAGTCGAGCAGTGTAGGCTTGTCGTGTTCTGGGACAACGCCATTACCCCCAGAACCCACTATACTGATCCTGGAAG GTGCAAGAACTTTCCCCGCCAGGTCCTTTCCACCTGACGGCACGACTTTCGCCCAAGTGGGTCTCGGACAGAAGCTCAGCAAAGAGATTCCACCATACAGCTACTGGAACATGCAATTCTACCAGTCGGAAGCCGCGTACGTGCGATTCGACTATAATATTCCTCGTGGAGCCAGTATCGGCGTTTACGCAAGAAGAAACGCTCTTCCTACGCACACGCAGTACGATCTTCTGGAAGTACTGAGTGGTTTCAAGGCCAGAACCACACGGGCGTCCCAT CCATCGATCAAGAAGGAAGTGACGCACTATATGGAGCCTGGTCATTGGTTCCTTTCGTTGTACAATGACGACGGTGATCCTCAGGAAGTGTCGTTTATAGCTATGATCGCGGAAGACATGACGCACAATTGTCCGAATGGCTGTAGTGGAAAGGGCGAATGTCTGCTGGGTCACTGCCAATGTAATCCTGGTTTCGGTGGCGACGATTGCAGCGAGAGCGTTTGTCCTGTTCTTTGTAGTCAACGCG GCGAGTACATAAACGGAGAGTGCCAATGCAACCCTGGCTGGAAGGGCAAGGAATGTTCCCTGCGACACGACGAATGCGAAGTGCCTGATTGTAACGGACACGGCCATTGCACCAATGGAAAGTGCAATTGCGTACGTGGCTACAAAGGAAAGTATTGCGAGGAAGTGGACTGCCCTCATCCGACTTGCTCTGGCCATGGTTTCTGCGCGGAGGGCACCTGCATTTGTAAGAAGGGGTGGAAAGGAGCAGATTGTAGCCAGATGGACAAAGAAGCGTTACAGTGTCTGCCCGATTGCAGCGGGCATGGAAATTTCGATCTTGAGACGCAGACTTGTCTATGTGAGCCTATGTGGTCTGGAGACGACTGCTCGAAag aattatGCGATTTGGATTGCGGTCCCCACGGGCATTGCGTTGACAATGCTTGCGACTGTTTGCCCGGATGGTCCGGCGAATTGTGTAATCTAAAGCAATGCGATCCTCGATGCAACGAACACGGCCAATGTAAAAACGGGACCTGTTTGTGCGTGACTGGTTGGAATGGAAAACACTGCACCATGGAAGGTTGCCCGAATTCCTGCTCTGGACACGGACAATGTAGAGTCGGCAACGATGGTCAATGGGAATGCAGGTGCTACGATGGCTGGGATGGCAAGGACTGCAACGTACTTCTTGAACAGAACTGCAATGACGGAAGAGACAACGACAAAG ACGGTCTCATCGATTGTGCGGATCCGGAATGTTGCTCGAATCATATATGTCGTAGCAGCCAACTTTGCGTGTCAGCACCGAAGCCGATCGATATACTTCTGCGAAAGCAGCCACCGGCCATCACCGCTTCCTTCTTCGAGaggatgaaatttttaatcgacgaaGGCAGTCTTCAAAATTACGCGCGTCAAGAAACCTTCAACGAGAG TATGTTCTGGAATCACTTCAACACAAG TCGATCGGCTGTTGTCCGTGGCCGCGTTGTCACGCATCTTGGCACCGGTCTGATGGGAGTGCGAGTCAGTACCAGCACACCCCTGGAAGGCTTCACCTTGACGAGAGACGACGGCTGGTTCGATCTCCTGGTGAACGGCGGTGGCGCGGTCACTTTACAATTTGGAAGATCGCCATTCAAACCGCAGAGCCACATTGTTTTTGTACCATGGAACGAG GTGGTAATAATCGATAAGATAGTCATGAGCACCGCAGAAGAGAAGCAAACAAGCCACATTCCATACGCTTGTGCAGCGCACGATTACGACCTGATGAAACCAGTGGTCCTGGCAACGTGGAAGCACGGATTCCAGGGAGCGTGCCCTGACAAAAGTGCTATTCTGGCCGAGTCCCAAGTTATACAAGAAAGCCTGCAAATACCTGGCACGGGCCTCAATCTCGTTTACCATAGCTCCAGAGCAGCCGGCTATCTCTCCACCATACAGCTGCAGTTGACTCCAGAAGTCATACCTCCAACCCTTAATCTAATTCATCTGAGAATCACAATCGAAGGAATTCTGTTCGAGAAAACCTTCGAAGCAGACCCAGTGATAAAATTCACTTATGCTTGGAATCGACTGAACGTGTATAGACAACGCGTTTATGGTGTCACCACTGCTATGGTGAAAGTTGGATACGAGTATAATGATTGCAAAGATATTATTTGGGATGTTCAAACGACGAAACTGAGTGGCCATGACATGTCTATTTCTGAAGTTGGAGGCTGGAATTTGGATATCCATCATAGATACAATTTCCACGAGGGGATTCTTCAGAAAGGAGATGgctcgaatatttatttgaagcaGAAGCCTAGAGTGATTTTGACCACTATGGGCGATGGACACCAGAGGTCTCTGGATTGCTATGATTGCGATAGACAAGCAGAAGCTTCTAACCAGAGGCTTCTTGCACCCGTTGCTCTTGCAACTGCTTCTGATGGATCTATCTTTGTTGGGGACTTCAATCTTGTCAGAAAGATTCTTGTCGATGGCACTGTTAGAACTGTTGTTCGGCTCAA TGCAACAAGGGTATCCTACCGTTACCACATAGCCCTCAGCCCTCTAGACGGCTCCCTCTACATTTCTGACCCAGAATCACACCAAATTATTCGTGTGCGCGACACCAACGATTACTCTGAGCCCGATCACAACTGGGAAACAGTCGTCGGCTCTGGAGAACGTTGTCTTCCTGGCGACGAAGCTCATTGTGGCGACGGTGCTCTGGCCAGAGACGCCAAACTTGCCTATCCCAAAGGAGTAGCAGTCTCTGCAGACAACGTGCTCTATTTCGCCGATGGAACTAACATCAGAATGGTCGACAGAGATGGTATAATCACCACAGTAATTGGAAATCACATGCACAAGTCACACTGGAAGCCAATTCCTTGTGAAGGTACTTTAAACGTGGAAGAAGTTCATCTTCGTTGGCCTACAGAATTAGCAATCAATCCCCTGGACAACTCGTTACACATGATAGATGATCATATGGTGCTTCAATTGGCTCCTGATGGTCGTGTCAAGGTCGTTGCTGGACGTCCTCTTCACTGTGCTTCTCCATCTTCATCGTTTGACACTGAACTAGCTACACATGCAACCTTGGTGATGCCTCAGAGCATTGCATTTGGCCCTTCAGGAAATCTATATATAGCAGAAAGTGATTCTCAAAGGATTAATCGTGTGAGAGTGATTGGTACAGATGGTAAAATTTCACCATATGCTGGAGCGGAATCCAAGTGTAATTGTTTGGAACGTGGTTGtgattgtttcgacgctgacCATTATCTTGCTTCCACTTCGAAGTTTAATACGATATCTGCAGTTGCCGTTTCTCCTGATGGAGTGGTTCATATTGGTGATCAAGCGAATTACAGGATTCGATCCGTGATGGCCAGCATTCCTGATGCTAGTGGCGCTAGAGAGTATGAGATTTATTCTCCAGACACTCAAGAAATCTATGTATTCAATAGATTTGGTCAACATGTTGCTACCAAGAACATACTCACTGGAGAGATTGTTTATCAGTTTACTTATAATGTAAATACTAGCAATGGAAAGCTTAGCACTGTCACAGATGCAGCTGGGAATAAAGTATTCTTGTTAAGAGACTACAGTAGCCAGGTGAACTCCATTGAGAACACTAAGGGACAGAAGTGCAGGCTGAGGATGTCTAGAATGAAGATGTTGCACGAATTGAGCACTCCAGACAATTATAATGTAACTTTCGATTACCATGGACCCACTGGTTTATTGAAAACCAAATTAGACAGCACAGGAAGGAGTTATGTGTACAATTATGATGAATTTGGCAGACTCACTTCTGCAGTCACTCCAACAGGCGAAGTAATCAGTCTGACTTTCGATCTAAGTTTGAAAGGAGCAGTTGTGAAGGTTGGACAGAATAATAGGAAACCAATCTCAATGCTCATCAAAGGATCGTCTGTGGTTACGAAGGTTGGAGAGGCTGAGCAGAGAACAACAGTTCTTTCTGATGGTTCAGTGGGTCAGGTCACACCATGGGCTCACACTGTCAGTACAGATACCTTACCATACTCAGTATTAGCGGAAATAGAACCATTGTTAGGTGAAAGCTACCCAGTTCCTGCTAAGCAGAGAACAGAGATCGCTGGGGATTTAGCAAACAGATTCGAATGGCGATACTTTCTTAGAAAGTTTCAAGGGAATAAATATAGAAGCGAATCGAAGACTGTGGCACAAGTTGGTAGAAAGCTCCGCATCAACGGGGACATTTTATTGTCTCTTGAATATGATAGAGAAACTAACAGCGTGGCAGTGTTCATGGATGATGATGCGGAGCTTCTAAATGTCACCTATGACAGAACGGCGAGACCAGTTAAATGGGGACCcagaaatggaattttctcCGGTGTAGAACTTGAATATGATCGGTTTAGTAGATTGACAAGCTGGACCTGGGGAGATATCAGTGAAACCTATGGCTTTGATAGGGCTGGAAGATTgtacgaaattaaatatagtGATGGAACATCCATGGTGTATGCATTTAAAGACATGTTCAGTAGTCTTCCACTGAAAGTAACTACACCAAGAGGAAGTGATTATTTGTTGCAATATGATGAAGCTGGAGCACTGCAGTCGTTAACTACTCCTAGAGGACATATTCATGCGTTCTCACTACAGACTTCTCTTGGGTTCTATAAATATCAGTACTATTCGCCGATGAACAGACATCCGTACGAGATTTTGTATAATGATGATGGACAGATCCTGGCCAAAGTGTACCCGCATCAGAGTGGCAAGGTTGCTTACGTTTATGATCATACTGGGAAGCTGGAAACTACTCTTGCTG GACTGTCTTCGATCCACTACACGTATCAAGAAACCACGAGCCTGGTCCATAGCATCGACATTAACGAACCCAATTTCGAGATGCGTATAGAGTACAAATATCACGCAGGAATCGTTAAAGATGAAAAGATCAAATTCGGTAGCAAGAGTGGCTTGGACAACGCACGCTATCGTTACCAATACGATGGCAATGCCAGGATATCCGGTATCGAAGTTGACATCAACGGCAAACAACTTCCACAATTACGTCTGAAATACAACCAAAACCTGGGAATATTGGAAGGCGTAGGAGATCTCagaatatatagaaatctCTTTAACAGATCTGTAATGCAAGATAGTAGCAAACAATTCTTCACCGTCACTGATTATGACGAGCATGGTCGAGTTAAAACAGTTTTGATGAACATTAGATCATTGGATGTGTTTAGAATGGAACTCGAATATGATAACCGAAATCGTATAAAGATGAGGAAATTGTCTATTGGAAAAGATGCCATGGAGAAGAAAGAATGGACAAAGATGGAGAagataacttataacgctgaCGGACATGTTTTAGAAGTTGCTGATACTGAGAATAATTGGCAATATGCTTATGATGAAAATGGTAATGTGATTGGAGTTACAGAACATAATGAGAAGATCGCATTAGGTTATGATAGTGGAGATCGGGTTGTTCAATACGGTGACGTTGAGTTTAACTCTTACGATGGACGAGGATTCGTTGTTATTCGAGGAGAGCACAAGTATAG ATATAATTCACGCGGTCAACTGATCCACGCTTCCGAGCATAAGAAGTTCCAGATCTGGTACTTCTACGACGACCGTGGCCGATTGGTCGCCTGGAATGACGACCGCGAGAACATCACGCAGTTCTTCTATGCGAATCCAAAGACGCCGGATTTGATCACGCACATCCACTTCCCGAAGTCCTCGAAAACCTTCCGATTCCTCTACGACTCCCGCAATTTCCTCATGACAGTGGAGACATCAGAGCAAAGATTCTACGTTGCAACAGATCAAAATGGCTCTCCTCTAGCACTCTTTGATACCAATGGAAACCTGATAAAGGAGATGAGACGTACACCATTTGGAAAAATCATCAAGGACACCAATCCAGACTTCTACTTGCCCATAGACTTCCACGGTGGTCTCCTGGATCCAAACACTAAATTAGTTTACCTAAACAAGCGCTTGTACGACCCGACTGTTGGCCAGTGGATGACACCAGCGTGGGAACAAATGGCCAACGAACTCACCACTCCAACCGACATTTTCATCTATCGTTTCCGTAATAATGatccaattaatttcaaacaGAATGTGGAATACATGACTGATCTGGCTAGTTGGCTGAAGCTATATGGCTACGATATTTCTGCAATGCTTGGTTCCGAGTACATGAAACAAATGGTGTACCAACCTAGCGCAACCATCACATCACCTCAATTAACTCCAGACTTTGGTGTCATGTCTGGTTTACAGTGCATTGTGAATCGCGTACATGAAAAGTTCTCAGATCTAGGTTTCGTCCCTAAGCCATTACTCAAGCTGGAACCAAAGACAAGGAACCTTCTTCCCAGAGTGGCTCATCGTCGCGCCGTCTTTGGAGAAGGTATCCTAGTTTCCCGTGTCGGTGGAAGATCACTTGTCAGTGTAGTAGACGGTGTGAACAGCGTAGTCCAGGATGTAGTGACATCCGTGTTCAACAACTCATACTTCTTACCTCTACACTTCAGTGTCCACGATCAAGACGTGTTCTACTTTGTGAAAGACAATGCACTGAAAATTCGTGATGACATGGAGGAACTTCGTCGTCTAGGTGGCATGTTCAACGTCTCAACTCATGAAACTACCGAACACGGTGCAGGTACCTGGAAAGAACTGAGATTACACAATCCAGACGCTGCTGTGGTGATCAAGTACGGAGCTGATCCCGAACAAGAGAGACACAGAATATTAAAACACGCTCATAAACGAGCAGTAGAAAGAGCTTGGGAGATAGAAAAGCAATTGGTTATGGCTGGTTTCCAAGGAAGAGGCGACTGGtctaaagaagaaaaagatgaacTAATTAGTCGAGGCACGGTTAGTGGCTACGAAGGTGTGGACATTCATAGTGTGCATAGATATCCACAATTAGCTGACGATCCTGGTAATGTAGCGTTCACGAGAGATACcaaaaggaaacgaagaaagagtgGAAACAGGCGTAACAGAATCCACAGGCATGACTCGTGA